In Phaseolus vulgaris cultivar G19833 chromosome 10, P. vulgaris v2.0, whole genome shotgun sequence, a single genomic region encodes these proteins:
- the LOC137813301 gene encoding uncharacterized protein: MVATRNNNNAMAEQMTMIQILQAQMEELRQKGMEDHRQHEEDRRLQEEDRRRQEEEIALLRAQNARLQQQVDNPEREGQSHMADRTASRIPTPANTNPASRAETVERKSRKRGHPFTDEIITTPLPDKWRGLVIKLYDGSTDPDEHLNVYKTQMTLYTTDNNVWCKVFPTSLQGEPLTWFTELPPNSINDFDTLAAKFSTQYATSRPHHMSSMSLLAVQQEKGESLRTFLDRFNKACMNIRGLKQEVALHHLVSAIRPSRFTESLIKKPPQDMEDLRTRATKFMQIEEHIDYHQRFKAVGFGALKDQTQSKEREVETERTVRTTLRSDRNRGGRIPRFNSYTPLTVPRGRALDEALQTDLIPTLKQYQTPPNADTAKRCQYHQNFGHTTEGCQALKDKIEELIQAGHLRQFVKRTRSSRSPPRNTDRPSRGVDRSYRNDYKRHTDRSQTSRKRSESPVRRIRPRSTSPDRNARPRQRVREVINMIAGPVNLGEPNHETNYIAGGFAGGGCSNSARKKHLRDIQSAHATTRRRPHIPPITFTDEDFTAIDPAQDDPMVITVEIDKFAIAKTLVDQGSSVDILYWDIFKKMRIPEAHIQPYNEQIVGFSGERVDTKGYIDLYTTFGEEDGLHKTINVRYLLVNAQTSYNILLGRPSINRLKAIVSTPHLAMKFPSANNDIATIHVDQKTARECYVASLKSEPTRRLYTTNTDDRVPQKRGRSPTRRSGRHMSRRQMIALVDLDPRMDDPRMEAGEDLHPFPLRDDRHTTHIGTSLKPDDRMAIGTTLVKNSDLFAWTAADMPGVDPQVITHRLSLYREAKPIAQKKRHIGEERRQAAREEADKLLQAGFIRKAHYTTWLANVVMVKKANGKWRMCVDYTDLNKACPKDSYPLPTIDRLVDGAAGHHILSFLDAYSGYNQIQMHPADRKKTAFMTDSVFQALRQHQMRLNPDKCAFGVEGGKFLGFMLTHRGIEANPEKCKAISEMRSPNSIQEIQRLIGRLTALSRFVPKLAERTRPIVRLLKKAFRFEWSTECEEIFLDLKTFLSTPPVIQKPDAREPIIVYLAVSHEAVSSVLVQEINFEERPVYFVSRALHGAEIRYQTIEKVAMALIITARRMRMYFQNHRIIVRTNYPIVKILTKPDLAGRMIGWTIELSEFHIQYQPRGAIKSQALADFAAELTTSSAETEHSSWILYVDGSSNERSCGAGVVLEGPGEIVIEQALKFDFKASNNQAEYEAILAGLRLAQELEITKLICKSDSRLVIGQLNDEYEVRESFLQRYYHLVKQSMSTFSEISMQHVRRDHNTRADALSRLATTKCKGMHRSVIHVTLPRPSIDLQECLTTDTESTWITPIKQYLLDDTCSPLGEKTMKLQAARFVLIGDDLYRRGYTQPLLKCLTPDQASYVIQELHEGICGTHSGARTMAAKVFRAGYYWPTVQGDCTNFVQKCLKCQEFGTLSHQKPEELHFMLSPWPFV, translated from the exons ATGGTTGCGACAAGAAACAACAACAACGCTATGGCAGAACAGATGACTATGATTCAAATCCTCCAAGCTCAGATGGAGGAACTGCGACAAAAGGGGATGGAAGACCATCGTCAACATGAAGAAGATAGACGCCTCCAAGAAGAAGATAGACGCcgccaagaagaagaaatcgCCTTATTAAGAGCGCAGAATGCACGACTCCAACAACAGGTCGATAATCCCGAACGAGAAGGCCAATCCCATATGGCCGACCGAACCGCCTCTCGCATACCTACACCTGCCAATACCAATCCTGCTTCCAGAGCTGAAACAGTCGAAAGAAAGTCAAGGAAAAGGGGTCATCCTTTTACAGACGAAATTATCACCACTCCACTTCCTGACAAATGGAGAGGCCTCGTCATTAAACTCTATGACGgctcgaccgacccggacgaacACTTAAATGTCTACAAGACGcaaatgactttgtataccACAGATAACAATGTGTGGTGTAAAGTATTTCCCACGTCGCTCCAGGGAGAACCTCTTACCTGGTTCACAGAGCTGCCTCCAAACTCCATTAACGATTTTGACACCCTAGCCGCAAAATTCTCCACTCAATATGCCACTAGCCGACCGCATCACatgtcctccatgtctctcctagcggtacaacaagaaaaaggtgaatctcTTAGAACCTTTCTAGATAGGTTCAACAAAGCATGCATGAACATCCGAGGGCTCAAACAAGAGGTTGCATTGCACCATTTGGTCTCGGCCATCCGACCGAGCCGTTTCACTGAAAGTCTCATCAAGAAACCACCTCAAGACATGGAGGACCTTCGAACTcgagcaaccaaattcatgcaaatcgaAGAACACATTGATTACCATCAACGGTTCAAAGCTGTCGGATTCGGAGCCCTTAAAGACCAAACCCAAAGTAAAGAAAGAGAAGTCGAAACCGAACGAACCGTCCGAACCACTCTGAGGTCCGACCGGAATAGGGGAGGCCGAATCCCCAGGTTTAACAGTTACACCCCTTTAACTGTGCCGAGGGGACGAGCCCTAGATGAAGCACTACAAACGGACCTAATCCCGACAttgaagcagtatcaaacacCACCGAATGCAGATACTGCTAAGCGTTGTCAATACCATCAGAATTTCGGTCACACGACCGAAGGATGTCAAGCTTTGaaggataaaattgaagaactcatccaagcTGGCCATTTACGGCAGTTCGTCAAGAGGACAAGGAGTTCAAGATCCCCACCACGGAATACTGACCGTCCTTCCCGTGGTGTCGACCGGTCGTACCGTAACGATTACAAACGCCACACTGACCGTAGCCAGACTTCGCGAAAACGCAGCGAAAGCCCCGTTCGGCGTATACGCCCCCGTAGCACAAGTCCCGACCGAAACGCCCGACCTCGCCAACGAGTCCGcgaagtcatcaacatgattgCTGGACCCGTTAACTTGGGCGAACCGAACCACGAAACAAATTATATAGCTGGAGGATTTGCCGGTGGCGGGTGCTCAAATTCCGCCCGAAAGAAACATCTTCGTGACATCCAGTCCGCTCATGCTACCACGAGGAGGCGTCCACATATACCTCCGATTACTTTCACTGACGAAGACTTTACAGCCATAGATCCAGCCCAGGACGACCCCATGGTCATCACTGTAGAAATTGACAAGTTCGCAATTGCCAAGACTTTGGTAGATCAGGGTAGCTCGGTCGACATACTGTATTGGGACATTTTCAAGAAAATGCGCATCCCAGAAGCACATATTCAGCCCTATAACGAACAAATTGTAGGGTTCTCAGGTGAACGGGTCGATACTAAGGGGTACATAGACTTGTACACAACCTTTGGTGAGGAAGACGGCCTCCATAAAACAATAAACGTACGATACCTCCTGGTTAACGCACAaacttcctacaacatcctgctcGGTCGTCCGTCCATTAACAGATTAAAAGCCATTGTGTCCACTCCacacttagccatgaaattccccTCGGCTAACAACGACATTGCAACCATCCATGTCGATCAAAAAACCGCTAGGGAATGCTATGTAGCAAGTTTGAAAAGTGAGCCAACTCGACGACTCTATACAACCAATACGGACGACCGAGTCCCGCAAAAACGAGGACGTTCCCCCACACGGCGTTCCGGACGACACATGTCCCGTCGTCAAATGATAGCCCTTGTTGACCTCGACCCTCGCATGGACGATCCCCGTATGGAAGCAGGAGAAGACTTGCATCCATTCCCGCTTCGCGATGATCGCCACACTACGCACATCGGTACTTCGCTGAAACCGGACGACCGAATGGCCATCGGGACGACACTTGTTAAAAATTCCGATCTTTTCGCCTGGACGGCCGCTGATATGCCTGGCGTAGACCCACAGGTTATCACTCACCGATTATCACTGTATAGAGAAGCTAAACCAATagctcaaaagaaaagacatatAGGCGAGGAACGACGTCAAGCCGCACGTGAGGAAGCCGACAAATTGTTACAGGCTGGATTCATTCGGAAGGCCCATTACACcacatggctagccaacgtggttatggtgaagaaagcgaacggaaaatggcgtatgtgtgTTGACTACACAGACCTcaataaagcttgcccaaaagACTCGTATCCTCTGCCTACCATTGATCGTCTCGTCGACGGTGCAGCCGGGCATCACATCCTCAGCTTCCTTGATGCCTACTCTGGctataatcaaatccaaatgcacccggccgaccggaagaagacggccttcatgactgattccg tttttcaggcCCTCCGCCAACACCAGATGCGACTCAATCCGGACAAGTGTGCGTTCGGCGTCGAAggggggaagttcttaggttttatgctaactcatagaggcatagaagctaaccccgagaagtgcaaaGCTATCTCCGAAATGCGAAGTCCCAACTCCATTCAGGAAATTCAGAGACTTATCGGCCGACTCACCGCACTATCCAGATTTGTTCCTAAACTCGCCGAACGAACGAGGCCAATCGTCCGACTACTGAAAAAAGCATTCCGCTTCGAGTGGTCAACCGAATGTGAGGAAATTTTCCTCGATTTGAAAACCTTTTTATCAACCCCGccggtcatccagaaaccggACGCACGAGAACCCATCATAGTCTACCTCGCCGTTTCACACGAAGCCGTCAGCTCAGTCTTAgtgcaagaaattaattttgaagaacGGCCGGTTTACTTCGTCAGCCGCGCCCTTCATGGCGCCGAAATCCGATACCAGACGATCGAAAAGGTAGCCATGGCCCTCATCATTACCGCCCGACGAATGCGTATGTATTTTCAGAATCATCGGATTATTGTTCGGACAAATTACCCTATTGTAAAGATCCTCACTAAGCCAGATTTAGCCGGACGAATGATCGGTTGGACGATCGAACTATCCGAATTCCATATTCAGTACCAACCACGCGGAGCGATCAAGTCGCAAGCTCTCGCCGACTTCGCAGCTGAACTCACTACTTCTTCAGCCGAGACCGAACATTCATCATGGATCTTATATGTTGATGGCTCCTCGAACGAGAGGTCGTGCGGCGCTGGAGTTGTTTTGGAAGGCCCCGGCGAGATTGTCATCGAGCAAGCCCTCAAATTCGACTTCAAAGCTTCAAACAATCAGGCCGAATATGAGGCCATATTAGCCGGTCTACGTCTCGCTCAAGAATTagaaatcactaagttaatttGCAAAAGTGATTCCCGGCTTGTCATCGGTCAGCTTAACGACGAATATGAAGTCCGAGAAAGCTTTTTACAGCGATACTATCACTTAGTCAAACAGTCGATGAGCACCTTTTCTGAAATTTCTATGCAGCACGTTCGACGCGATCACAATACCCGCGCGGACGCCTTGTCCCGGTTAGCAACCACGAAGTGTAAAGGAATGCATCGGTCGGTCATCCATGTTACGCTTCCACGCCCAAGCATCGACCTACAGGAATGCCTGACGACCGACACGGAATCTACTTGGATTACCCCAATCAAGCAATATTTACTCGACGACACATGTAGTCCTCTCGGCGAAAAAACCATGAAGCTGCAGGCCGCCCGTTTTGTCTTAATCGGCGACGACCTTTATCGCCGAGGTTATACCCAACCACTCCTTAAATGTTTGACACCAGACCAAGCTTCCTATGTCATCCAAGAGTTGCATGAAGGAATTTGCGGAACTCACTCCGGCGCACGGACAATGGCTGCCAAAGTATTCCGGGctggatactactggccgaccgtccagggtgactgcaccaatttcgtacaaaaatgtcttaaatgccaagagtttggcaCTTTGTCCCATCAAAAGCCTGAGGAACTCCATTTTATGTTATCACCTTGGCCGTTCGTCTAA